In a genomic window of Sediminispirochaeta bajacaliforniensis DSM 16054:
- a CDS encoding AzlC family ABC transporter permease — MTKQAKTVTAALSATTPVFFGYTSIGFAFGFLLVKSGMAWYWSPIMGIFIFAGAAQFLAIGLLGAGTSPIEMGLAVLLLNARHAVYGFSLLDRFSHFRRFKLYLIFGLTDETYALLTTVRPPEGVDRESFDFLITLFNQSWWVIGSTAGALFGTQISWDAPGIEFALTALFVVLLVEQIRSLKRPGPFLIALISAVLLNLAGFKEQTLLVGILISTTGCFFLPRREDAA, encoded by the coding sequence ATGACAAAGCAAGCAAAAACAGTGACAGCGGCGCTTTCGGCAACGACACCGGTATTTTTCGGTTACACCTCTATCGGTTTTGCCTTCGGTTTTCTCCTGGTCAAATCGGGGATGGCCTGGTACTGGTCCCCGATCATGGGAATTTTCATTTTTGCCGGGGCGGCACAATTTCTGGCCATTGGTTTACTCGGCGCGGGGACCTCCCCTATTGAAATGGGTCTTGCTGTCTTGCTGCTTAACGCCCGCCATGCGGTTTACGGCTTTTCCCTTCTCGACAGGTTTTCTCATTTTCGTCGCTTTAAGCTCTACCTGATTTTCGGCCTCACCGATGAGACCTACGCACTTTTGACCACGGTAAGGCCACCGGAAGGGGTCGATCGTGAATCCTTCGACTTTCTTATCACCCTCTTTAATCAATCGTGGTGGGTGATAGGAAGCACGGCAGGTGCACTTTTCGGTACACAGATTTCCTGGGACGCCCCAGGAATCGAGTTTGCCCTTACCGCCCTTTTCGTGGTGCTCCTGGTGGAGCAGATACGCTCCCTCAAAAGGCCGGGACCATTTCTCATCGCTCTCATAAGCGCGGTGCTGCTCAATCTCGCAGGCTTTAAAGAGCAAACCCTGCTCGTCGGGATTCTTATCTCTACGACAGGCTGTTTTTTCCTGCCTCGACGGGAGGATGCTGCATGA
- a CDS encoding ROK family transcriptional regulator, translating into MTLKRNSREQSHNRRKILKKVWENETISRAELAKQLHLSPATVSSNVAELVRMNYIRLGKEGDSSGGRKPIMLEINEDSLAAVGITVMKESVLSSLVNLKGEVIDSRLDKYTLPISKDSILSTILFSIKKILAIWNNNQKICGIGIGMHGVVDYSSGISIFAPYFSWHYINIKTLVEEEFHIPVLVDNDARVMVLAEKWFGKYRSLQNFIFLSLDEGVGGGIMVDGKLFRGSEYAAGEIGHIHVKENGSKCICGNYGCLETVAAIPRIVGEIVDQIRLGYPSYITDIIGDKPLNLIDFDIVLEAVKKGDDLCKKVISKVGMYIGVASADIINFFNPEAIIIGGKLSLAWDYFKEDVRETVIRQSMHECNKNVKILRSSFVGCRGDIGAAALVVDKILEENFLQSLNK; encoded by the coding sequence ATGACACTAAAACGAAATTCGAGAGAACAAAGCCACAATCGAAGAAAGATTCTCAAAAAAGTCTGGGAAAATGAAACCATATCACGGGCGGAGCTTGCAAAACAGCTCCATTTGAGCCCTGCAACTGTTTCCTCAAACGTTGCAGAACTCGTCCGAATGAATTATATCCGGCTTGGAAAGGAAGGCGACTCCTCTGGTGGAAGAAAGCCCATAATGCTTGAGATTAATGAGGACTCGCTTGCGGCTGTCGGAATTACCGTTATGAAGGAGTCGGTACTTTCATCCTTAGTCAATCTCAAAGGCGAAGTGATAGATTCCAGACTGGATAAGTACACATTGCCCATTTCGAAGGATAGTATCCTTTCAACTATTTTGTTTTCAATAAAAAAAATATTAGCGATATGGAACAATAATCAAAAAATTTGCGGAATCGGCATAGGTATGCATGGAGTGGTAGATTATTCTTCAGGCATTTCCATCTTTGCCCCCTACTTTAGTTGGCACTACATCAATATAAAAACCCTTGTAGAAGAGGAGTTTCACATACCCGTCTTAGTAGACAATGATGCAAGAGTCATGGTCCTAGCCGAGAAGTGGTTCGGAAAATATAGGAGCCTTCAGAATTTTATCTTCCTCAGTTTGGATGAAGGTGTCGGGGGGGGGATCATGGTGGATGGAAAGCTGTTTCGAGGCAGCGAATATGCAGCCGGTGAGATAGGACACATCCATGTCAAGGAAAATGGATCGAAATGTATCTGTGGGAACTACGGGTGCCTGGAAACCGTGGCGGCCATTCCCCGTATTGTAGGCGAGATTGTCGACCAGATACGTCTCGGATATCCTTCATATATTACAGACATCATTGGGGATAAGCCTCTTAACTTAATTGATTTCGATATCGTCCTGGAAGCAGTTAAAAAGGGAGACGACCTTTGTAAAAAGGTAATATCGAAAGTTGGGATGTATATCGGAGTTGCGTCAGCAGATATTATCAACTTCTTTAATCCCGAAGCAATTATCATTGGAGGAAAGCTATCGCTGGCATGGGATTATTTTAAAGAGGATGTCAGGGAAACCGTTATCAGACAATCTATGCATGAATGTAATAAAAACGTGAAGATACTTAGGTCGTCTTTTGTCGGTTGCAGGGGGGATATAGGAGCGGCTGCTCTTGTTGTAGATAAAATTCTTGAGGAAAACTTTCTTCAGTCTCTAAATAAATAA
- a CDS encoding ABC transporter permease, which translates to MLILSVSASAIITDQIGIESILDGTMDRDGEFIKEWPPKWDPSIQKKLLSNIPSIENAAFITLPPFHDIISNGDRWNIRSAIGSDPAYFDVFSLHMIAGVPMDDADIDKRTHRIWISEELSGDVFASVDGAIGEVIECEGPAIDPDTQFIVAGVYASPREPQRKAWGIGDMVVPYTAFLKTGHGRETLRNIAAGQVVLKIDKQDAKGSEARIRSFLIREYGDDTSSLSIWEGSPRRLSAYEAAKTNRKYVYDPSQYPRFCASHHQLLRHLQHHGCRVGRATS; encoded by the coding sequence ATCCTTATACTTTCGGTAAGTGCCTCAGCCATCATAACCGACCAGATTGGTATCGAGTCGATACTTGACGGTACCATGGACAGGGATGGCGAGTTCATAAAGGAATGGCCGCCGAAATGGGACCCATCGATACAGAAAAAACTTCTTTCCAATATCCCATCAATAGAGAACGCAGCGTTTATTACCCTGCCCCCATTTCACGACATCATCAGCAATGGGGATAGATGGAATATACGTTCGGCAATCGGAAGCGATCCCGCATATTTCGATGTTTTTTCACTACATATGATAGCCGGGGTCCCAATGGACGATGCCGATATCGACAAGAGAACACATAGAATTTGGATCAGTGAAGAGCTGTCAGGCGATGTGTTTGCTTCGGTCGACGGCGCAATCGGGGAAGTAATAGAGTGTGAAGGACCAGCCATTGATCCTGATACACAATTCATAGTTGCAGGGGTCTATGCCTCCCCCCGGGAGCCTCAACGAAAGGCATGGGGAATTGGAGACATGGTGGTTCCCTATACGGCTTTTCTAAAGACGGGCCACGGTCGGGAGACGCTTAGGAACATTGCAGCAGGGCAAGTGGTATTGAAAATCGACAAGCAAGATGCTAAAGGCTCCGAGGCACGCATCCGTTCCTTTCTTATTAGGGAGTATGGCGACGACACAAGCAGTCTCAGCATCTGGGAGGGCTCGCCCCGGCGCCTATCTGCATATGAAGCAGCTAAAACAAACCGCAAATATGTTTACGATCCAAGTCAATATCCTCGGTTTTGTGCTTCTCATCATCAGCTCCTTCGGCATCTTCAGCATCATGGTTGTCGAGTCGGTAGAGCGACGTCGTGA
- a CDS encoding FtsX-like permease family protein yields MVVESVERRREIALERTFGAVKTTIMKEFWALSTTLSLIGEAAGTSMAFLLKKPFLDALSPFLAELME; encoded by the coding sequence ATGGTTGTCGAGTCGGTAGAGCGACGTCGTGAAATTGCCCTGGAGAGAACCTTCGGTGCGGTAAAAACCACGATCATGAAAGAGTTTTGGGCCTTGTCGACAACATTAAGCCTTATCGGTGAGGCAGCAGGAACTTCGATGGCATTTCTCCTCAAAAAACCCTTCCTCGATGCTCTTTCGCCTTTTCTTGCGGAACTCATGGAGTAA
- a CDS encoding galactose ABC transporter substrate-binding protein, giving the protein MKKVIAIGSALLMICSIAVFANGSSEATGNARPQLGITVYKYDDNYMSFVRKAIETACEENGEVDYQICDSMNDQAKQNDQIDTYINKGVDCLVVNLVEPAAGKTVCEKAKKAGLPIIFYNKEPARDVIMGYDKCWYAGITSAEFGIQQGHLIVNEWKTHPEWDKNGDGKIQYVMLKGEPGHPDAEVRTSEPPKIIKEAGIGIEQLELQTGMWDASKGKELMETWLAKHGDSIEFVICNNDAMALGAVEALKSAGYFTGEKYMPVVGVDGLPEAVELIKKGQMLGTILNDPKALGLATYAMAVNAAKGRDICYGTDYTLGDRKDIRVACEITTVDNLENAIAAYK; this is encoded by the coding sequence ATGAAGAAGGTAATTGCAATCGGTTCCGCACTGTTGATGATCTGCTCTATTGCTGTTTTTGCAAATGGGTCAAGTGAGGCTACCGGAAACGCAAGGCCCCAATTAGGTATTACAGTATATAAATACGACGATAACTATATGTCATTTGTACGCAAAGCCATAGAGACAGCGTGCGAAGAAAACGGAGAAGTCGATTATCAGATCTGTGACTCAATGAACGATCAAGCAAAGCAAAATGATCAGATCGATACGTATATCAATAAAGGTGTGGATTGTCTGGTAGTCAATCTGGTCGAGCCGGCTGCCGGAAAAACCGTTTGCGAAAAGGCAAAAAAAGCAGGTCTTCCCATCATCTTCTACAATAAAGAACCGGCAAGAGATGTCATCATGGGTTATGACAAATGCTGGTATGCGGGAATTACCTCAGCGGAATTCGGGATTCAGCAAGGCCACCTGATCGTCAATGAATGGAAAACTCATCCCGAATGGGACAAGAACGGTGACGGAAAAATCCAGTATGTCATGCTCAAGGGAGAACCCGGACATCCGGATGCAGAGGTAAGAACTTCAGAACCTCCCAAAATCATCAAGGAAGCCGGAATAGGTATCGAACAATTGGAACTTCAGACGGGAATGTGGGATGCTTCAAAGGGCAAAGAGCTCATGGAAACCTGGCTTGCAAAACATGGTGACAGCATAGAGTTCGTTATTTGCAACAATGATGCAATGGCTCTTGGCGCCGTTGAAGCCCTCAAGAGTGCAGGATATTTCACCGGCGAAAAGTACATGCCGGTAGTGGGCGTTGACGGGCTTCCCGAAGCCGTTGAGCTTATAAAGAAAGGCCAGATGCTCGGAACAATTCTCAATGACCCGAAGGCTCTTGGGCTGGCAACATATGCCATGGCCGTAAATGCAGCGAAGGGAAGAGATATTTGTTACGGGACCGATTATACCCTTGGTGATCGCAAGGACATACGAGTAGCTTGCGAAATCACCACCGTTGATAATCTTGAGAATGCCATAGCGGCATATAAATAG
- a CDS encoding LuxR C-terminal-related transcriptional regulator, translated as MGEPYLRTKVTVPSSGELIDRERLFSRLDRYPHVALILVSAPAGFGKSSLLASWIRKRKHHCCWLTLEERDNDPSCFLFYLLKGVSEIDAQIGPAVRQRLDHFPFPVPDEISVSLLQEIESYGEEFILIFDDFHCISNPVLVDFVKELIDYAPDNLHIIVSSRSDPSLPLALLRSRRKLLELRMEELRFRPEETTLFLSRIMNLKLQEHFIDLLSRRTEGWITGIQMAAISLRDNSDIDGFFRRFCGTHRYIFDYLMEEVFSLQSAEIQAFLLKSSILESFCSEVCDAVTSRSDSVKILSGLEHCNLFIVPLDEDRRWFRYHQLFAEFLRSTLTQTHGDKNVRHLHKIAGTWFLGDGRWEAALKHFLEAGDGDTAASILENHASCFFQKSELSSFVGWFNQVPAEYRNNHPKLCLFAAIVKLFIGESLDAIVPLYKIGVTSIDRPETSGEVLTFRSLMCVMKGRPEKAMEQAEKALTLLPSDAFFFRSMLIHEMYTTQFLYKGDVCSSLEMMLSAIPYFATDKGDSSHFTGYFQLLCEIAYLYTMKGSLHTAIDHYERAIALADRSCERRLPIVGVALVELADLYREMGFLERALEMVQEGVLLTRKWSAFRTIEAYAVEAHIFYSLDRVREAETALQRAARLTRELDVSTIDDLMVELVRVRLLLLRGDGRRLAPLPSLHGILGDRSVDRYYHFVESRKILMARLELHRGRFDDLLSVSDELITAGRKLGRNKSVIELSILRSLTLEGMGKPEDAENALLFILPEAYEAGFLRLFVDEGPPLAFIFCRLEKKVTNPFLREYIGKILKLIEKKASDAGPCRPVALSNRELMVLRLLARGCTNKEIAEELFISVRTVKWHTVNIYKKLGVKNRTEAVVKANISGIII; from the coding sequence ATGGGTGAGCCATACCTTCGGACGAAGGTTACCGTTCCGTCTTCCGGAGAACTTATCGATAGAGAAAGACTCTTTTCAAGGCTGGATCGCTATCCCCATGTCGCTCTGATCCTTGTTTCCGCCCCTGCTGGTTTCGGGAAGTCCTCTCTGCTTGCTTCATGGATCCGAAAACGAAAGCATCACTGCTGCTGGCTGACCCTTGAGGAGCGTGATAATGACCCCTCCTGCTTCCTTTTTTATCTCCTAAAGGGGGTATCTGAGATTGATGCTCAGATTGGTCCTGCTGTTCGGCAGCGGCTTGATCACTTTCCCTTTCCTGTCCCGGATGAAATCAGCGTTTCTCTTTTGCAGGAAATTGAAAGCTACGGAGAAGAGTTCATCCTCATTTTTGACGACTTTCATTGCATCAGCAATCCTGTACTGGTTGATTTTGTCAAAGAGCTTATCGACTATGCTCCGGATAATCTTCATATTATTGTCTCGTCCCGAAGCGATCCATCACTCCCTCTTGCCTTGCTGCGCTCACGAAGAAAACTGCTTGAGTTGCGAATGGAGGAGCTTCGCTTCCGCCCGGAGGAGACTACTCTTTTTCTCAGCCGTATCATGAACCTTAAGCTGCAGGAACACTTTATTGATCTCCTTTCCCGGCGAACGGAGGGGTGGATCACGGGAATTCAGATGGCGGCAATAAGCTTACGGGACAACAGTGATATCGACGGATTTTTCCGTCGTTTTTGTGGAACCCACCGTTATATCTTCGATTATCTGATGGAAGAGGTCTTTTCTCTTCAGTCTGCGGAGATTCAGGCCTTTCTTTTAAAGAGCTCCATCCTTGAGTCCTTCTGTTCCGAGGTGTGTGATGCCGTTACCAGCCGTAGCGATAGCGTGAAAATCCTTTCAGGATTGGAACACTGCAATCTTTTTATTGTCCCACTTGATGAAGATCGCCGGTGGTTTCGATACCATCAATTGTTTGCCGAATTCTTACGTTCGACTCTGACCCAAACGCATGGGGATAAAAACGTACGGCACCTGCACAAGATTGCCGGAACATGGTTTTTAGGGGATGGAAGGTGGGAAGCAGCCTTAAAGCATTTTCTTGAGGCGGGAGATGGGGATACGGCCGCCTCTATTCTCGAAAATCACGCATCATGTTTTTTTCAAAAAAGTGAGCTTTCTTCGTTTGTCGGCTGGTTTAATCAGGTTCCCGCAGAATACCGGAACAATCATCCGAAACTGTGTCTCTTCGCCGCTATCGTCAAACTTTTTATCGGCGAATCGCTTGATGCCATTGTTCCGCTCTATAAAATCGGAGTCACATCAATCGATCGTCCGGAAACGTCCGGGGAAGTTTTGACCTTCCGAAGTCTCATGTGCGTTATGAAAGGGAGACCGGAGAAGGCCATGGAACAGGCGGAAAAAGCCTTAACACTTCTTCCTTCCGATGCCTTCTTTTTTCGAAGCATGCTTATCCACGAAATGTATACGACACAGTTTCTTTATAAGGGAGATGTTTGCTCATCCCTCGAGATGATGCTTTCCGCTATTCCTTATTTTGCAACCGATAAGGGTGATTCTTCACATTTTACCGGTTACTTTCAACTCCTTTGCGAAATTGCCTATCTCTACACGATGAAAGGCTCTCTCCATACCGCAATTGATCATTACGAGAGGGCAATCGCCCTTGCCGATCGTTCCTGTGAACGCCGTCTTCCTATTGTAGGGGTTGCCTTGGTTGAGTTGGCGGATCTCTACCGCGAGATGGGTTTTCTCGAGCGGGCGTTGGAGATGGTGCAGGAGGGAGTTCTTCTTACACGAAAATGGTCGGCGTTTCGGACGATTGAGGCCTACGCTGTAGAGGCTCACATCTTCTATTCCCTGGATCGTGTCCGGGAGGCCGAGACCGCTTTACAGCGGGCTGCCAGGCTGACCAGGGAATTGGATGTCAGCACCATCGACGACCTCATGGTAGAGTTGGTTAGGGTACGGCTGCTTCTTTTGAGGGGGGATGGCAGGCGTTTGGCCCCTTTGCCTTCCTTACACGGTATATTGGGGGATAGATCGGTCGATCGATATTATCATTTTGTCGAGTCACGAAAAATTCTTATGGCACGGCTTGAGCTTCATCGAGGACGTTTTGATGATCTGCTTTCCGTTAGCGACGAGCTGATCACTGCCGGCCGAAAACTTGGTAGAAACAAAAGCGTGATCGAACTTTCCATTCTGAGGAGCCTTACCCTGGAGGGAATGGGCAAACCTGAAGATGCTGAGAACGCTTTGCTTTTCATCCTTCCCGAAGCCTATGAGGCCGGATTCCTTCGACTCTTTGTCGATGAGGGGCCTCCTCTCGCATTCATTTTCTGCCGTCTGGAAAAGAAAGTCACAAATCCTTTCTTGCGTGAGTATATCGGTAAAATACTTAAGCTCATCGAAAAAAAAGCTTCGGACGCAGGTCCCTGCAGGCCTGTGGCATTGAGCAACCGGGAGCTTATGGTCTTGCGCCTTTTGGCAAGGGGCTGTACGAATAAAGAAATTGCCGAGGAGCTGTTTATCTCGGTTCGAACGGTTAAATGGCATACGGTCAATATCTACAAAAAACTTGGTGTCAAAAATAGAACGGAGGCGGTCGTTAAGGCAAACATCTCCGGAATTATCATATAA
- a CDS encoding sensor histidine kinase, whose protein sequence is MRRLKQGTRFGGLGKIMFLPFFLLLFLGLMSSWALYLSSAHRVVAELIDQVARDTAQTTIRELQDLFEYARTITIVNASNFSFLENNAEIDSFSFQNTFYHQLLSADSLAIIALAFSDGEYMEAQRLGPNNLRIGRAGKQTNGSLEFYRIDEEGKMEFTNMISDYDPRQRPWYKNAQSAGHQVWSRPYSLYSSEVPAISSAIPFQGKDGRKGVVATAVTFDGLSTFLSSALDAKKGYIEVIDDTGKTIASSAPKEEGGTHTEKKTIIIQQTLNMSSFPEWRVRVFLNESAFTTPLKKADQKTVIVLIFLLLLFTFVSGIIISAVTKPIRELEQIVRHIDPANPQVSREIFKIARQKGEIASLAESFFNMAIRIKKNYGELQQNLREKELLLQEVHHRVKNNLQIISSLLCLQADEVNDLSDRYTIIQCQRRIQTMAYVHEAAYATRTYTEIEIGDYLRMICGSVGAHHITLSAEPEGQRLPLDKAIPCGLIVNELISLMIGRYEKHREKAKIEVSFTRNSDTYILSVWDKTAPHSTLSKSGTLSRDLIKSLASQLRGTMTSNQEEGVQFIVIFPA, encoded by the coding sequence ATGAGACGCTTAAAGCAAGGCACACGTTTTGGAGGCTTGGGAAAAATTATGTTTCTTCCCTTTTTCCTCCTCCTTTTTCTTGGATTAATGAGCTCATGGGCCCTCTACCTTTCAAGTGCACATCGGGTCGTAGCAGAATTGATCGACCAAGTCGCACGGGATACCGCACAAACCACCATACGGGAGTTGCAAGATCTCTTTGAATATGCCCGGACCATTACCATAGTCAATGCTTCAAATTTCTCGTTTTTAGAAAACAACGCGGAGATAGACAGCTTTTCGTTTCAAAACACGTTTTACCATCAGCTGCTTTCTGCCGACTCACTCGCAATCATCGCACTAGCATTTTCCGACGGAGAATATATGGAAGCGCAGCGATTGGGCCCCAACAACCTGAGGATCGGAAGAGCAGGGAAACAAACAAACGGTTCGTTAGAGTTTTACAGGATAGACGAAGAGGGAAAGATGGAATTCACCAATATGATTTCCGATTATGATCCCCGACAGCGTCCGTGGTACAAGAATGCCCAATCGGCCGGCCATCAGGTGTGGTCCCGGCCCTATTCACTCTATTCCAGTGAGGTACCGGCGATCTCATCCGCAATACCGTTCCAGGGAAAAGACGGCAGGAAAGGTGTGGTTGCCACGGCCGTAACCTTCGATGGTTTATCCACCTTTTTATCATCGGCATTGGATGCGAAAAAGGGATACATCGAGGTTATAGACGATACAGGCAAGACGATAGCATCTTCGGCTCCAAAGGAGGAAGGGGGGACGCACACCGAAAAGAAGACCATCATAATACAGCAAACGCTTAACATGAGCAGTTTTCCCGAATGGAGGGTCCGGGTTTTCCTAAACGAATCAGCCTTCACCACCCCGTTGAAAAAAGCCGACCAGAAAACAGTGATCGTGCTCATTTTCCTGCTTCTACTCTTTACCTTTGTAAGCGGAATCATCATATCGGCTGTTACAAAACCTATACGAGAGCTGGAACAAATTGTGAGACATATCGATCCCGCAAACCCTCAGGTGTCCAGAGAGATCTTTAAGATTGCCCGTCAAAAGGGAGAGATAGCCTCTCTTGCGGAAAGTTTCTTCAATATGGCAATCAGAATCAAGAAGAATTACGGCGAATTGCAGCAAAACCTGCGGGAAAAGGAGTTGCTTCTGCAGGAGGTCCATCACCGCGTAAAAAACAATTTGCAGATCATCTCAAGTCTGCTCTGCCTTCAGGCTGATGAAGTCAACGACCTCTCAGATCGGTATACCATCATCCAGTGCCAGCGGAGAATCCAGACCATGGCATATGTTCATGAAGCGGCCTATGCGACAAGGACCTACACCGAGATCGAGATAGGCGACTACCTCCGGATGATTTGCGGCAGCGTCGGAGCTCACCATATTACGCTCTCGGCAGAACCGGAGGGACAGAGACTTCCCCTCGATAAGGCAATTCCGTGCGGCCTTATCGTTAATGAGCTTATCAGCCTCATGATCGGCCGTTATGAAAAACACAGAGAGAAGGCAAAGATCGAGGTCTCGTTTACGCGCAACAGCGATACGTATATCCTTTCGGTTTGGGATAAAACCGCTCCCCATTCGACCCTTAGCAAAAGCGGCACCCTAAGCCGAGATTTGATCAAAAGTCTCGCTTCCCAACTCAGGGGAACCATGACCAGCAATCAGGAAGAAGGAGTCCAATTCATCGTCATTTTTCCTGCATGA
- a CDS encoding radical SAM protein, whose protein sequence is MKYKKSDVPDFRKAEGSAFSLKGRMLRQAVVRKSVKSLTGDIEDLRSLSCLADSDIQSSQLRLFLSGLMQDVDRKEGMATLFARLGSSINRQAKKKLIGNLIYNWGYVGEKIRYRFASYEQWLPGTLVISPTMRCNLHCTGCYSGLYEKAGDLNEEEIDSILDQARKLGIYFVVVSGGEPYVLKDMWLRLFRKYSDMYFLTFTNGTFIDRETARALGKLGNVAPAISVEGYAAETDERRGKGVHAKVINAMHNLREEGVLFGTSVTYTRKNIDTITSDEFIKYYIDQGAIFSWFFMFMPVGKDPILDLVPSPEQRLMTGRKIADLRKRLPIFLADFWNDGPAVGGCLAGGRSYLHILSSGQVEPCVFAHFGIDNIREKPLIEVVNSPFFKAIRNRYPYSDNANLMRPCMIIDNPEVLRSVVAEYLVPEGHPHSEDLIHDPDVISWIDIYAQAFKELTDPIWNERIADEKYRWYKEGKEYPRLFWFRRQAANIKPADPVEEMVMQEK, encoded by the coding sequence GTGAAGTACAAAAAGAGTGATGTACCCGATTTCAGGAAGGCGGAAGGTTCTGCCTTTTCCCTGAAAGGCCGGATGCTCAGACAGGCGGTTGTGAGAAAATCGGTGAAAAGCCTTACGGGCGATATTGAAGATCTTCGATCGCTTTCCTGCTTAGCCGATAGTGATATTCAGTCATCACAGCTACGCCTATTTTTATCTGGTCTGATGCAGGATGTTGATAGGAAGGAGGGTATGGCGACTCTTTTTGCCCGTCTTGGTTCTTCCATCAATAGGCAGGCAAAGAAAAAACTCATCGGAAACCTCATCTACAATTGGGGGTATGTGGGTGAGAAAATCCGGTATCGTTTTGCCAGCTACGAGCAGTGGCTTCCCGGCACCCTGGTGATCAGTCCTACCATGCGTTGTAACCTCCATTGTACAGGGTGCTATTCCGGCCTTTACGAAAAAGCTGGAGACTTAAACGAAGAAGAGATCGATTCAATTCTGGATCAGGCCCGGAAACTTGGCATCTACTTTGTTGTTGTTTCCGGCGGTGAGCCCTATGTTCTGAAAGATATGTGGCTTCGGCTTTTCCGTAAGTACAGCGATATGTACTTTCTTACCTTTACAAACGGTACCTTCATTGACCGGGAAACCGCCCGGGCCCTCGGGAAGCTTGGTAATGTTGCTCCTGCCATCAGCGTGGAAGGATATGCTGCCGAAACCGATGAGCGTCGAGGAAAGGGAGTCCATGCAAAGGTGATCAATGCCATGCATAACTTGAGGGAAGAGGGGGTCCTGTTCGGCACCAGTGTTACCTATACACGCAAGAACATCGATACCATTACGAGTGACGAGTTTATCAAGTATTATATTGATCAGGGAGCGATCTTTAGCTGGTTCTTCATGTTCATGCCGGTCGGCAAAGATCCCATTCTGGATTTGGTTCCCAGTCCTGAGCAGCGGCTTATGACAGGGCGAAAGATAGCGGATTTGCGCAAACGGCTTCCTATTTTCCTTGCGGATTTTTGGAACGACGGTCCTGCTGTAGGCGGTTGCCTTGCCGGAGGGCGATCCTATCTCCACATATTAAGCAGCGGTCAGGTTGAGCCATGTGTTTTCGCCCATTTCGGTATCGACAATATCAGGGAAAAACCCCTCATCGAAGTTGTGAATTCTCCTTTTTTTAAGGCGATTCGAAATCGCTATCCCTACAGCGACAATGCGAATCTCATGCGGCCGTGCATGATCATCGATAATCCCGAGGTCCTTCGTTCCGTCGTAGCCGAGTATCTGGTTCCGGAAGGTCATCCGCATTCCGAGGATCTTATCCATGATCCCGACGTTATTTCATGGATTGATATCTATGCACAGGCGTTTAAAGAGCTTACAGATCCCATATGGAACGAAAGAATAGCCGACGAGAAGTATCGCTGGTATAAGGAGGGAAAAGAATATCCCCGCCTCTTCTGGTTCAGGCGACAAGCTGCAAACATAAAACCTGCCGATCCTGTTGAAGAAATGGTCATGCAGGAAAAATGA
- a CDS encoding branched-chain amino acid transporter permease, whose translation MSQHTLYLIIGILVMTLATQITRAFPFLLFAKRKPPQKLIAGARLIPGAVMTILVFTSLPVSGDLGHAEVWMQWLAAGAVALLHVIFRQSLLSILGGTALYMAMLHFWG comes from the coding sequence ATGAGCCAACACACCCTCTATCTGATTATCGGAATTCTCGTTATGACCCTGGCAACTCAAATCACCAGAGCATTCCCATTCCTGCTCTTTGCAAAAAGAAAGCCGCCTCAAAAGCTCATCGCAGGGGCCCGTTTGATTCCCGGAGCGGTTATGACTATCCTGGTCTTTACCAGCCTCCCGGTAAGCGGTGACCTCGGCCATGCGGAGGTTTGGATGCAATGGCTTGCCGCAGGGGCGGTTGCACTGTTGCACGTCATATTCCGCCAGTCCCTCCTCAGTATTCTCGGAGGAACCGCACTTTACATGGCAATGCTCCATTTTTGGGGATAA